A genomic window from Silene latifolia isolate original U9 population chromosome 11, ASM4854445v1, whole genome shotgun sequence includes:
- the LOC141611169 gene encoding uncharacterized protein LOC141611169 isoform X8 — translation MSSSPLPSRSNLEATRFSDEETEDVPIAKANSGKKRPSIDAKTPRPRRQGNLHLRKQRMGMSDSDDDVEDGDEKPANVNTGKKRPSTDAKTPRPRRQGNLHLRKQENDGVKALLAINNKTRKENSIEDLSDEILLEILSRLPRYVTALRCKTVSKRWCSLISDPSFPDQGFSIHQEQEQQEQQPWTSLEIHDYHLIMTIVAPPFCESLLWSPSFSLNLLPNSNEIHSTFRDLVLYSKHEGSKDVGQYYVSNLLTKQWITLPPFPTNETPSWAGLVGRKKGADFRVVVAHYSVSSKLYDDEHPLKFDNLFIYLSESGEWKRVTVEVATHPDFFGYGSICGPRFSNACAVVCKSMVCFCWLGYFGALDPFQVTPTSDRTLTATKLPSPPVSGGKLLESCGKLISMSTSLSLNGSNGNHGDITVGYPFLVWKLDLKFLESIENRKNNVVEWELVSKLEGCIADQGSLIEQVIRGFGYEFLKSFDVHPNKEHLVYLTMSSMHGERGRLLFICDTRLKCLKVLPQLQPCCKFFLPCHSLLQGWPTPISIPEHHR, via the exons ATGAGTTCCTCACCCTTGCCAAGCAGAAGCAACTTAGAGGCAACAAG GTTTTCTGATGAGGAAACGGAGGATGTTCCAATTGCTAAG GCTAATAGTGGTAAGAAAAGACCCAGTATTGATGCAAAGACACCGCGTCCGAGAAGGCAAGGAAACCTACACCTCAGGAAACAG AGGATGGGCATGAGCGACAGCGACGATGATGTTGAGGATGGAGATGAGAAACCAGCCAAT GTTAATACTGGTAAGAAAAGACCCAGTACTGATGCAAAGACACCGCGTCCGAGAAGGCAAGGAAACCTACACCTCAGGAAACAG GAGAATGATGGAGTCAAAGCATTATTAGCAATCAACAACAAAACTAGGAAAGAAAACTCAATCGAAGATCTGAGCGATGAAATACTGCTTGAGATCTTATCCAGGTTGCCTCGTTATGTCACCGCACTTCGCTGCAAAACCGTGTCCAAACGCTGGTGCTCTTTAATCTCCGACCCCTCCTTTCCTGATCAAGGCTTCTCAATCCACCAAGAACAAGAACAACAGGAACAACAACCATGGACGTCATTAGAGATTCATGATTATCATCTTATAATGACCATCGTTGCACCACCGTTTTGCGAAAGTCTGCTTTGGTCTCCGTCTTTTTCTCTAAACCTCCTTCCGAATTCCAACGAAATCCATTCTACTTTTAGAGACCTGGTTTTGTACAGTAAACACGAGGGCTCAAAGGACGTAGGTCAGTACTACGTCAGCAACTTATTAACGAAACAATGGATTACTCTTCCTCCTTTTCCAACCAACGAAACACCCTCATGGGCCGGTCTAGTTGGCCGAAAAAAAGGGGCCGACTTTAGAGTTGTCGTTGCTCATTATTCCGTCTCTTCTAAACTTTATGATGACGAACATCCTTTAAAATTTGATAACCTGTTTATATACTTATCAGAGTCCGGGGAATGGAAAAGAGTAACTGTTGAAGTCGCTACCCACCCCGATTTTTTCGGTTATGGTAGTATTTGTGGTCCACGTTTCAGCAACGCATGCGCAGTCGTTTGTAAGAGTATGGTGTGCTTTTGTTGGTTAGGGTATTTTGGTGCCTTGGATCCGTTCCAAGTGACTCCTACTTCTGACAGGACTTTGACGGCAACGAAACTGCCATCCCCTCCAGTATCCGGAGGAAAATTACTAGAAAGCTGTGGAAAATTAATATCAATGAGTACTTCGCTTTCCCTCAACGGGTCAAATGGAAATCACGGTGACATTACCGTGGGATATCCATTTCTTGTGTGGAAACTTGATCTGAAATTCCTCGAGTCGATTGAAAATAGGAAAAATAATGTTGTTGAGTGGGAACTTGTATCGAAACttgaaggttgtattgctgatcAAGGATCATTGATAGAACAAGTCATTAGAGGCTTTGGATATGAATTCCTCAAATCGTTCGACGTGCACCCAAATAAAGAGCACTTGGTATACTTAACAATGTCGTCAATGCATGGTGAACGTGGTCGGTTATTGTTCATTTGCGATACTAGGCTAAAATGCTTGAAGGTTTTGCCACAATTACAGCCGTGCTGTAAGTTTTTTTTACCTTGTCATAGCCTTCTCCAAGGTTGGCCTACGCCTATTTCAATTCCAGAGCATCATCGGTAA
- the LOC141611169 gene encoding disease resistance protein RGA2-like isoform X1, with protein sequence MDLSTTLSLVQTILAAIQTLGQLQAVCSVSNCKSELDDLQNTVQTVRAVLEDADAKQDLLSSQDKNYIQELKDAVYDADDVFDEFLTLSKQKQLKHNKLWMAQGYITSENLGEEYFLILLQRCFFQDILKDKFGGIESFKIHDLLHDTAEKVAGEEICRFNYDTSNVGRSVRHLSFVSVPHAQHIFNSTHIRTCLQIEYHSGECRVDQLLESKTIMKWTCLRSLDLSYTDAKRLPESIGQLLHLRSLDLSFSFHLKVLPKSITKLVNLQTLNLQHCAILKQVPDDVSKLVDLSTLNVAGCNALRCMPANISMLTCLHTLCEFVVGVRAKANSTLWQCFNGLKDSNLRQCFNGLEDLQHLDKLRGCLMIHIAVLKNAKFVKEEHGGGGYLRRKKHLETIGITFKRGEEYGSKESEQALLEEMKPHRDVKALELKGYHGETIPRWLGRGDNSALFDFPNLVTLSIFNCSEMLYLPWQIGKLPRLKTLSISGLWNMEYVADANSETLVSCEGSSLFPSLDILSFDNLPKLKGWWRRSESGSHVVNPNDSGSSREANLEWISSPCFPVLRKLTLQNCKKMIFVPLCPQLEDLTIHDSIIDMRCILSHQPPLSYPKLKRLKINNLKWLESTPIEYSQFLVEIVIDTEERMVSLGELNEFPAFLLSSVRTLLIKFCPKLVSVRGWLEHLSALEYLTISLCRKVDLGGMSWHNLAGSLQHLELTGVEEMEELPEGMQYCTSLRILTIWYWPKLKYLPNWMPKLTSLLKLELWNCSESLFERCQQPNGEDWPLIRHISKLEVW encoded by the exons ATGGACTTGTCAACAACGCTGTCATTAGTTCAAACTATACTTGCTGCTATCCAAACTTTGGGTCAGCTGCAAGCGGTGTGCTCCGTTTCTAATTGCAAATCCGAGCTTGATGACCTTCAAAACACCGTCCAAACCGTCAGAGCTGTTCTTGAGGATGCTGATGCCAAGCAGGATTTGCTCAGCAGCCAGGACAAGAATTACATCCAAGAACTCAAAGATGCTGTTTACGATGCGGACGATGTTTTCGATGAGTTCCTAACTCTTTCCAAGCAGAAGCAACTCAAACACAACAAG CTTTGGATGGCACAAGGCTACATTACCTCGGAGAATTTGGGAGAGGAATACTTTCTTATACTTCTTCAAAGGTGTTTTTTCCAAGATATACTCAAGGATAAATTCGGGGGGATTGAGTCTTTTAAGATCCATGATCTCTTGCATGATACTGCTGAAAAAGTAGCTGGCGAAGAGATTTGTAGGTTCAATTATGATACTTCTAATGTGGGTAGAAGTGTCCGCCATCTGTCTTTTGTGAGTGTACCTCATGCACAACATATCTTCAATAGTACTCATATTCGTACGTGCCTTCAAATCGAGTATCATTCCGGGGAGTGTAGAGTGGACCAATTACtagaaagtaaaacaataatgAAATGGACATGCTTAAGGTCATTAGATTTGAGTTATACAGATGCAAAACGTTTACCAGAATCAATTGGGCAACTTTTACATCTTAGGAGTTTAGATCTCTCATTCAGTTTTCATCTAAAAGTTCTTCCCAAATCGATAACAAAGCTAGTTAATCTACAAACTTTAAATTTACAACATTGCGCTATTTTAAAACAAGTGCCAGATGATGTGAGCAAGCTAGTTGATTTAAGCACCTTGAATGTAGCTGGATGTAATGCGCTGAGATGTATGCCAGCAAACATAAGTATGTTGACCTGTCTGCACACTTTATGCGAGTTTGTGGTGGGTGTGAGAGCAAAAGCAAATTCAACTCTATGGCAATGTTTTAATGGCTTGAAAGATTCAAATCTAAGGCAATGTTTTAATGGTTTGGAAGATTTACAACACCTGGATAAGTTAAGAGGGTGTTTGATGATTCATATAGCAGTACTTAAAAATGCAAAATTTGTGAAGGAAGAACATGGTGGGGGCGGCTACTTAAGGAGAAAGAAACACCTAGAGACGATTGGTATTACCTTTAAACGTGGAGAGGAGTATGGAAGCAAGGAGTCTGAGCAAGCATTGTTGGAAGAGATGAAGCCTCATCGTGATGTCAAGGCATTGGAGTTGAAGGGTTATCATGGTGAGACAATACCGAGATGGCTAGGGCGGGGGGATAACTCGGCGTTGTTTGATTTCCCTAATCTTGTCACTTTGTCAATCTTCAATTGCAGTGAGATGCTTTATCTGCCTTGGCAGATTGGGAAGCTGCCCCGCCTTAAAACGCTATCTATATCAGGATTGTGGAATATGGAGTATGTGGCGGATGCGAACTCAGAAACACTTGTCTCGTGCGAAGGATCATCCTTGTTTCCCAGCCTCGATATCCTCAGTTTTGATAACTTGCCTAAGTTAAAAGGGTGGTGGCGGAGATCAGAATCAGGGTCACACGTGGTCAACCCTAATGACAGTGGGAGCAGCCGAGAAGCAAATCTGGAGTGGATATCATCTCCTTGTTTTCCTGTACTAAGGAAACTCACTTTACAAAATTGTAAAAAGATGATTTTTGTTCCATTATGTCCGCAACTCGAAGATCTCACTATACATGATTCCATAATAGATATGAGGTGCATACTAAGTCATCAGCCGCCCTTGTCATATCCCAAATTGAAGAGGCTGAAAATCAACAACTTAAAGTGGCTGGAATCAACGCCAATTGAATACTCTCAGTTTCTTGTAGAGATAGTTATAGACACTGAGGAGAGAATGGTGAGCTTGGGAGAATTAAATGAGTTTCCGGCCTTTTTATTGTCTTCCGTGCGAACCCTACTCATCAAATTTTGCCCGAAACTTGTGAGCGTAAGAGGATGGTTGGAGCATCTTTCTGCCTTGGAGTATTTAACTATATCACTCTGTCGAAAAGTGGATTTGGGTGGGATGTCATGGCATAATCTTGCTGGTAGTCTTCAACACTTGGAATTGACTGGAGTGGAAGAGATGGAGGAATTGCCAGAGGGGATGCAGTACTGCACTTCCCTCCGAATTCTTACTATTTGGTATTGGCCCAAATTGAAATACCTGCCGAATTGGATGCCCAAACTCACCTCTCTCCTCAAACTCGAGCTTTGGAATTGTTCTGAGAGTCTCTTTGAAAGATGCCAACAACCGAATGGGGAGGACTGGCCCCTCATCCGACATATCTCAAAACTTGAAGTCTGGTAG